A part of Desulfovulcanus ferrireducens genomic DNA contains:
- a CDS encoding UDP-N-acetylmuramoyl-L-alanyl-D-glutamate--2,6-diaminopimelate ligase, translating to MMTWENRKISNAAGDTGLWAKLLNLARTGTPVCTHSGKVEHGDIFVALPGTRVDGAEYIPQALERGAAYVVTRHVPQGLLDVREKIVIHPNPAQALGVLAGAYFGTEALRARVIGITGTNGKTTTTYLLEHLLTGNGFKVGVIGTVNYRWGGKEYPADMTTPDCLRLHHLLAQMDKDGVDWICMEVSSHALDQDRVAGICFDYAVFTNLTQDHLDYHLNLENYFQAKAKLFTPKQNRKPKAIINGDDKFGQRLKKTALDPLCYGLGEDNDLIAASVIESRQGLRLECKFHNKQWSMSSSLVGRFNAFNLLAALGVGLKLGMGEMELKVLEDFQGVPGRLQRVGNKKGLNIFVDYAHTPDALENVCKTLKNIDFDRFIVLFGCGGNRDKAKRPLMGQAVARYADLAIITSDNPRNEEPEAIIKDILPGIKGRVEIEIEPDRKKAIKLAISRMEKGDVLLIAGKGHEDYQEIKGKKIPFHDVRVVEEIIDAFDY from the coding sequence ATGATGACTTGGGAAAATAGAAAAATATCTAATGCTGCCGGAGATACGGGATTATGGGCAAAACTTCTTAACCTGGCCAGAACCGGGACTCCTGTATGCACCCATTCAGGAAAAGTTGAGCACGGTGATATTTTTGTGGCCTTGCCCGGCACCAGAGTGGATGGGGCAGAGTATATTCCCCAGGCATTGGAAAGAGGGGCAGCTTATGTTGTTACCAGACATGTGCCTCAGGGGTTGTTAGATGTTCGGGAAAAAATAGTTATCCATCCTAATCCGGCACAAGCTCTGGGGGTGCTGGCCGGAGCTTATTTTGGCACTGAAGCGCTTCGGGCGAGGGTTATCGGCATCACCGGGACCAACGGCAAGACAACAACTACTTATCTACTAGAACATTTACTGACCGGAAATGGATTCAAAGTTGGGGTGATAGGTACTGTAAACTATAGGTGGGGGGGGAAAGAGTATCCGGCCGATATGACCACTCCTGATTGCCTGCGCCTCCATCACCTTTTGGCCCAAATGGATAAAGATGGTGTGGACTGGATATGTATGGAGGTTTCGTCTCATGCCCTGGACCAGGACAGGGTGGCTGGGATTTGCTTTGATTATGCTGTTTTTACCAATTTAACTCAGGATCATCTGGATTACCATCTAAACCTGGAAAATTATTTTCAGGCCAAAGCAAAATTGTTCACTCCCAAACAAAACAGGAAACCAAAGGCCATTATTAATGGTGATGACAAGTTCGGACAAAGATTAAAAAAAACAGCGTTGGATCCTCTCTGTTATGGTCTGGGAGAAGACAATGATCTCATTGCTGCGTCCGTTATAGAAAGTCGGCAGGGCTTAAGGCTTGAATGCAAGTTTCACAACAAACAGTGGTCCATGTCATCTTCTCTCGTTGGCCGGTTTAACGCCTTCAACCTACTGGCTGCGTTAGGCGTCGGTTTAAAGCTGGGCATGGGGGAGATGGAATTAAAGGTCCTTGAGGACTTTCAAGGTGTTCCGGGCCGTTTGCAGCGGGTAGGTAATAAAAAAGGACTCAATATCTTTGTAGATTATGCCCACACCCCGGATGCCTTGGAAAATGTGTGCAAGACTTTGAAAAACATAGATTTTGATCGGTTTATAGTACTTTTCGGCTGCGGTGGAAACAGGGACAAGGCTAAAAGACCGCTTATGGGTCAGGCAGTAGCCAGGTATGCGGATCTAGCTATAATTACTTCAGACAATCCCAGGAATGAAGAACCAGAGGCAATAATCAAGGATATTTTGCCGGGAATAAAGGGAAGAGTAGAGATAGAAATTGAGCCAGACCGGAAAAAGGCCATAAAATTGGCCATTTCTAGAATGGAAAAGGGCGACGTTTTGCTTATAGCTGGCAAAGGGCATGAAGACTATCAGGAAATAAAGGGTAAAAAAATTCCTTTTCACGATGTGCGTGTGGTGGAGGAGATAATTGATGCATTTGACTATTGA
- a CDS encoding penicillin-binding transpeptidase domain-containing protein, whose translation MSRKRGLKTKDWSRFKIIFMGLVFIGLWMGLWARAYWVQIVEGPKLARLAENQYWCREKIQGKRGEIFDRNGLVLAQSVLSKSVYANPLEINDYKLASKKLSKILNIKRTKLVRILRQKKSFVWLTRKISDRKAKLIRRANLKGIYLVNEYKRVYPQGHLLGQVLGFVGTDGHGLEGLERFFDGYLGGTEKKIVLLKDAAGRRMAPGSASATLQTLSGHDLYLTIDARVQLAAEDALAEAVQRFSGRSGVCVVVHVPSGEILALASYPFFNPNNFRNSSPSIWRNRAILDLLEPGSTIKPFLVAAALTEGVCTKKSIYFCENGRWRIGNSEINDTHKYGWLSVNRIIRYSSNIGAAKIGLDLGEETYFNYLQRLGFGRAVELPFPGRSKGLIRPYHKWNKIDLAAASFGQGLAITPLHLAQAYLCLAKEGVFEPLKLVSRPKQEKLSGYRVFPKKVARLVLSMLREVVEEDGTGKQGRISGIEVGGKTGTAQKAMKTGGYGDKYVASFVSLFPALNPKYLVLVIVDEPHPQHYGGVVAAPAAKKVGMELLSLYNDYPKVQPVERDKQRHELVRVKVKSEGNVIKTAGAVDAANVPDFQGVSLRKALQTLLELGIVPELIGQGMVVKKQKPRPGSKWPADKSIKLWLTEPELSS comes from the coding sequence ATGAGTAGAAAGCGGGGGCTGAAGACAAAAGACTGGTCCAGGTTCAAGATTATTTTCATGGGCCTGGTTTTTATCGGCTTATGGATGGGTCTATGGGCCAGGGCCTACTGGGTGCAGATAGTTGAAGGTCCTAAGCTGGCCCGGCTGGCAGAAAACCAATACTGGTGTCGAGAAAAGATTCAGGGCAAAAGGGGAGAGATTTTTGACCGTAATGGCCTGGTTTTGGCCCAGAGTGTATTAAGTAAATCTGTATATGCTAATCCATTGGAAATAAATGACTATAAGCTGGCTTCCAAAAAATTAAGTAAGATTTTAAATATAAAGAGAACAAAACTTGTTCGGATTTTGCGTCAGAAAAAGAGTTTTGTTTGGCTGACTCGGAAAATCAGTGATCGTAAAGCTAAGTTAATTCGCCGGGCTAATTTAAAGGGTATTTACTTAGTCAATGAGTATAAGCGCGTTTATCCTCAGGGCCATTTGTTAGGCCAGGTATTGGGCTTTGTAGGTACTGACGGACATGGCCTGGAAGGGTTGGAAAGATTTTTCGACGGGTATTTAGGAGGAACTGAAAAGAAAATTGTTCTTTTAAAGGATGCTGCGGGCAGGAGAATGGCTCCGGGTAGCGCCAGCGCGACTCTGCAAACTTTAAGTGGTCATGACCTTTACCTGACAATAGATGCCCGCGTTCAACTGGCAGCTGAAGATGCATTAGCTGAGGCGGTACAAAGGTTTTCAGGTCGCAGTGGGGTCTGCGTAGTGGTCCATGTGCCTTCAGGAGAGATTTTAGCACTAGCTTCATATCCTTTTTTTAATCCTAATAATTTTCGAAATTCAAGTCCAAGTATCTGGCGCAATAGAGCTATTTTAGATCTCCTTGAACCCGGATCAACCATCAAGCCATTTTTAGTGGCAGCAGCGCTAACCGAGGGAGTTTGTACGAAGAAATCCATTTATTTTTGTGAAAATGGCCGTTGGCGTATTGGTAATAGTGAAATAAATGACACTCATAAATACGGGTGGCTCTCTGTAAACAGGATTATCAGGTATTCCAGTAATATTGGTGCAGCCAAGATTGGTCTGGATCTGGGGGAGGAGACGTATTTTAACTATTTGCAGAGATTAGGTTTTGGCCGGGCTGTTGAACTTCCTTTTCCCGGGCGTAGCAAAGGACTGATTCGTCCTTACCATAAATGGAATAAAATCGATCTGGCAGCGGCTTCTTTCGGACAGGGGCTGGCCATAACCCCTTTGCACTTGGCCCAGGCTTATCTCTGTCTGGCCAAAGAGGGAGTATTTGAGCCACTTAAATTAGTCAGTAGACCCAAGCAGGAGAAATTATCCGGCTATAGAGTGTTTCCAAAGAAAGTGGCTCGGTTGGTTCTTTCTATGCTTCGGGAAGTGGTGGAAGAAGACGGGACAGGTAAACAGGGTCGTATATCGGGGATCGAAGTCGGTGGGAAAACAGGAACCGCCCAAAAGGCCATGAAAACAGGAGGTTATGGTGATAAATATGTGGCTTCATTTGTAAGCCTGTTCCCGGCTTTAAACCCAAAATATTTGGTTTTGGTAATTGTCGATGAGCCCCATCCCCAACACTATGGAGGAGTGGTGGCTGCACCAGCAGCAAAAAAGGTTGGTATGGAACTTTTGTCTTTATATAATGATTATCCGAAGGTGCAGCCTGTGGAACGTGATAAACAACGCCACGAGTTAGTCAGGGTCAAGGTAAAATCAGAAGGTAATGTCATCAAAACGGCTGGCGCTGTTGATGCAGCTAATGTTCCGGATTTTCAGGGCGTATCCTTGCGCAAGGCCTTACAAACTTTACTGGAACTGGGGATTGTTCCAGAACTGATTGGGCAGGGAATGGTGGTCAAAAAACAGAAGCCCCGGCCCGGGAGTAAATGGCCAGCAGACAAAAGTATTAAATTATGGCTCACAGAGCCAGAGTTAAGTAGTTGA
- the rsmH gene encoding 16S rRNA (cytosine(1402)-N(4))-methyltransferase RsmH has protein sequence MIEHQPVLREEVIKWLEPGRKKRLLDGTLGLGGHTLALLRHGANVQVLGIDQDEQALKVAEQRLAGYAGRFFLALSSYKDFDRALKEIGWDKLDGALLDLGVSSMQLETPERGFSFLHDGPLDMRMSKEEGFIPAKNIVNNYSVQMLKEIIAKYGQDPLAGRIARAIVTARAKQKIETTLQLAEIVKNAYPPKMRLKARNHPATRTFQALRIVVNQELDTLKEFLDKIVHYLTPGGRLAIISFHSLEDRIVKLFFKKESAECICPPQKMICDCNHQKTLHILTKKPITPDEEEIERNPRSRSAKLRVAERVG, from the coding sequence ATGATCGAACATCAGCCGGTGTTACGTGAAGAAGTCATAAAATGGCTTGAACCCGGAAGGAAAAAAAGGCTTCTGGATGGCACTCTTGGTTTGGGGGGACACACTTTAGCTCTTTTGCGCCATGGGGCCAATGTTCAGGTTCTGGGAATTGATCAGGATGAACAGGCCCTTAAGGTTGCAGAACAAAGACTTGCTGGATATGCTGGCCGGTTTTTTTTAGCTCTTTCTTCTTATAAAGATTTTGACCGGGCCTTGAAAGAAATAGGGTGGGATAAGCTAGATGGGGCATTGTTGGATCTGGGAGTGTCGTCTATGCAGCTTGAAACTCCGGAGAGGGGGTTCAGCTTCCTGCACGATGGCCCTTTAGATATGCGTATGTCAAAAGAAGAGGGTTTTATCCCTGCCAAAAATATAGTCAATAATTACTCAGTGCAAATGCTTAAGGAAATAATTGCCAAGTATGGTCAGGATCCCTTGGCTGGCAGGATTGCAAGGGCCATAGTCACGGCACGCGCAAAACAAAAGATAGAAACCACCCTTCAATTGGCTGAAATTGTGAAAAATGCTTACCCGCCGAAAATGCGGCTTAAGGCCAGAAATCATCCAGCTACCAGAACTTTTCAGGCTTTAAGAATTGTAGTCAACCAAGAGCTGGATACGCTTAAGGAATTTCTGGACAAGATAGTTCACTATTTAACCCCGGGGGGAAGGCTGGCTATCATCTCTTTCCACTCTTTGGAAGACAGAATCGTCAAACTTTTTTTTAAAAAAGAGTCTGCTGAATGTATTTGTCCTCCACAAAAGATGATTTGTGATTGTAACCATCAAAAAACACTACATATCTTGACCAAAAAGCCTATTACCCCGGATGAAGAGGAAATTGAGCGAAATCCAAGAAGCAGGAGTGCAAAATTAAGGGTGGCTGAGCGAGTCGGTTGA
- the mraZ gene encoding division/cell wall cluster transcriptional repressor MraZ, protein MFRGHTHRNLDSKGRVMLPPDFREMVIKMSPEGKLMLTNFDDCVVGYPLPEWELIEKSFNQLNMTNRTFRDFHRFFISGATEVTLDKQGRILVPPYLRAYAGLNKDVVLAGVGRKFEIWDMERFEAGRKKMEENFDGVMDALAQNGFELRF, encoded by the coding sequence ATGTTTCGTGGGCATACGCATAGAAATCTGGATAGTAAAGGCAGGGTAATGCTGCCTCCGGACTTTAGGGAGATGGTAATCAAAATGTCTCCCGAAGGGAAATTAATGCTCACAAATTTTGATGATTGCGTGGTTGGTTACCCCTTGCCTGAGTGGGAGTTGATTGAAAAAAGTTTCAATCAACTTAATATGACCAATAGAACGTTTAGGGATTTTCATCGTTTTTTTATCTCAGGTGCTACTGAGGTTACCCTGGATAAACAAGGACGGATTTTGGTTCCACCTTATCTGCGTGCTTATGCCGGATTGAATAAAGATGTGGTCTTGGCTGGTGTGGGTCGTAAGTTTGAGATTTGGGATATGGAACGCTTTGAGGCAGGGCGCAAGAAGATGGAAGAAAATTTTGATGGAGTTATGGACGCCCTGGCTCAAAATGGATTTGAACTTAGGTTTTAG